One Scomber scombrus chromosome 4, fScoSco1.1, whole genome shotgun sequence genomic region harbors:
- the c4h9orf78 gene encoding splicing factor C9orf78 homolog — MPSGKNFRRRKDSSDVEEDETTQAVRTKVEEAKELQSLRKRQTGVSVTALLVGEKLPPDAETDNDPFKLKTGGVVDMKKIKDRNRDMTEDETDLNLGTSFSAETNRRDEDADMMKYIETELKKKKGLVEAEEQKVKVKNAEDHLYELPESIRVNSAKKTEEMLSNQMLSGIPEVDLGIDAKIKNIICTEDAKAKLLAEQRNKKKDNGTSFVPTNIAVNYVQHNRFYHEDVNAPQRHHRHREEPKARPLRVGDTEKPGPEVATPPNYRKRPNNEKATDDYHYEKFKKMNRRY; from the exons ATGCCGAGTGGGAAAAACTTTAGGAGGAGAAAGGATTCCTCTGATGTCGAGGAGGATGAGACAACTCAAGCAGTCAG GACAAAAGTAGAGGAGGCCAAAGAACTTCAGTCTTTGCGGAAACGACAGACTGGAGTCAG tgtgaCTGCCTTGTTGGTAGGAGAGAAACTGCCACCAGATGCTGAGACTGAT AATGACCCTTTCAAGCTGAAAACCGGAGGGGTTGTAGACATGAAGAAAATCAAAGATAGGAATAGGGACAT GACAGAGGATGAGACTGACCTCAACCTGGGGACCTCCTTTTCAGCTGAAACTAATAGAAGAGATGAGGATGCAGACAT GATGAAATATATTGAGACAGagctgaaaaagaagaagggccTTGTGGAAGCTGAGGAACAAAAAGTTAAGGTGAAGAATGCGGAGGACCACCTGTATGAGCTGCCCGAGAGCATCCGAGTGAACTCTGCCAAGAAGACAGAGGAGATGTTATCCAATCAGATGCTGAGCGGGATCCCAGAGGTTGACCTTGGCATTGA tgcaaagataaagaacaTTATCTGTACAGAGGATGCAAAGGCCAAGCTGCTGGCAGAACagaggaacaagaagaaagacaaCGGCACATCATTTGTGCCCACCAATATTGCTGTCAACTACGTCCAGCACAACCGCT TCTATCACGAGGACGTGAATGCACCACAGAGAcaccacagacacagagaagagCCCAAAGCAAGGCCACTGCGTGTGGGTGACACAGAGAAACCAGGTCCAGAGG TGGCAACACCACCCAACTACCGTAAACGTCCCAACAATGAAAAGGCTACAGACGACTACCATTATGAGAAGTTCAAGAAGATGAATCGACGATATTGA
- the med22 gene encoding mediator of RNA polymerase II transcription subunit 22 isoform X1: MKQIRYTSLFILSAMANQRVLPQSKETLLQSYNKRLKDDIKSILDNFTEIIKTAKIEEETQVSRPTQAEQDHYEMHVRAANIVRAGESLMKLVSDLKQFLILNDFPSVNDAISLQNQQLRSLQEECDKKLTSLRDEIAIDLYELEEEYYSSSYSQWESTDLPLCEAFRQRDSWASPGSSCSSTQGEREDVDVPPSQETNLQHHLNGHGTTSIEKP; encoded by the exons ATGAA aCAGATAAGGTACACTTCGTTGTTTATCCTGAGCGCGATGGCTAACCAGAGAGTGCTCCCTCAAAGCAAAGAGACTTTACTGCAGAGCTACAACAAGAGGCTGAAAGATGACATCAAGTCCATCCTGGACAACTTCACCGAAATCATCAAAACTGCAAAG ATAGAGGAAGAGACACAGGTTTCTCGACCAACTCAAGCAGAGCAAGACCATTATGAGATGCATGTACGAGCAGCAAACATT GTACGTGCCGGTGAATCCCTGATGAAGCTGGTTTCAGATCTGAAGCAGTTCCTGATTCTGAATGACTTTCCCTCCGTGAACGACGCCATCAGCCTGCAGAACCAGCAGCTCCGCTCACTGCAGGAGGAGTGTGACAAGAAGCTCACCTCACTCCGCGACGAGATCGCCATTGACCTGTATGAGCTAGAGGAAGAATATTACTCCTCCAG ctacagtcagtgggAGAGCACTGATCTGCCCCTGTGTGAGGCCTTCCGGCAGCGAGACAGCTGGGCCTCCCcaggcagcagctgcagctctaCCCAGGGGGAGCGAGAGGACGTGGACGTACCTCCCTCACAGGAAACAAACCTTCAACACCACCTTAATGGGCACGGGACCACCTCCATAGAGAAACCATAA
- the med22 gene encoding mediator of RNA polymerase II transcription subunit 22 isoform X3, translated as MKQIRYTSLFILSAMANQRVLPQSKETLLQSYNKRLKDDIKSILDNFTEIIKTAKIEEETQVSRPTQAEQDHYEMHVRAANIVRAGESLMKLVSDLKQFLILNDFPSVNDAISLQNQQLRSLQEECDKKLTSLRDEIAIDLYELEEEYYSSRYK; from the exons ATGAA aCAGATAAGGTACACTTCGTTGTTTATCCTGAGCGCGATGGCTAACCAGAGAGTGCTCCCTCAAAGCAAAGAGACTTTACTGCAGAGCTACAACAAGAGGCTGAAAGATGACATCAAGTCCATCCTGGACAACTTCACCGAAATCATCAAAACTGCAAAG ATAGAGGAAGAGACACAGGTTTCTCGACCAACTCAAGCAGAGCAAGACCATTATGAGATGCATGTACGAGCAGCAAACATT GTACGTGCCGGTGAATCCCTGATGAAGCTGGTTTCAGATCTGAAGCAGTTCCTGATTCTGAATGACTTTCCCTCCGTGAACGACGCCATCAGCCTGCAGAACCAGCAGCTCCGCTCACTGCAGGAGGAGTGTGACAAGAAGCTCACCTCACTCCGCGACGAGATCGCCATTGACCTGTATGAGCTAGAGGAAGAATATTACTCCTCCAGGTACAAGTAG
- the med22 gene encoding mediator of RNA polymerase II transcription subunit 22 isoform X2 produces the protein MANQRVLPQSKETLLQSYNKRLKDDIKSILDNFTEIIKTAKIEEETQVSRPTQAEQDHYEMHVRAANIVRAGESLMKLVSDLKQFLILNDFPSVNDAISLQNQQLRSLQEECDKKLTSLRDEIAIDLYELEEEYYSSSYSQWESTDLPLCEAFRQRDSWASPGSSCSSTQGEREDVDVPPSQETNLQHHLNGHGTTSIEKP, from the exons ATGGCTAACCAGAGAGTGCTCCCTCAAAGCAAAGAGACTTTACTGCAGAGCTACAACAAGAGGCTGAAAGATGACATCAAGTCCATCCTGGACAACTTCACCGAAATCATCAAAACTGCAAAG ATAGAGGAAGAGACACAGGTTTCTCGACCAACTCAAGCAGAGCAAGACCATTATGAGATGCATGTACGAGCAGCAAACATT GTACGTGCCGGTGAATCCCTGATGAAGCTGGTTTCAGATCTGAAGCAGTTCCTGATTCTGAATGACTTTCCCTCCGTGAACGACGCCATCAGCCTGCAGAACCAGCAGCTCCGCTCACTGCAGGAGGAGTGTGACAAGAAGCTCACCTCACTCCGCGACGAGATCGCCATTGACCTGTATGAGCTAGAGGAAGAATATTACTCCTCCAG ctacagtcagtgggAGAGCACTGATCTGCCCCTGTGTGAGGCCTTCCGGCAGCGAGACAGCTGGGCCTCCCcaggcagcagctgcagctctaCCCAGGGGGAGCGAGAGGACGTGGACGTACCTCCCTCACAGGAAACAAACCTTCAACACCACCTTAATGGGCACGGGACCACCTCCATAGAGAAACCATAA
- the nfu1 gene encoding NFU1 iron-sulfur cluster scaffold homolog, mitochondrial — protein MAAYRQVGKLLGVSARLSRPVSLAGSGYQSSRLHWLSHNTGVKSAWPQKPHLVVPGRTMFVQTQDTPNPNSLKFLPGRIVLEEGTMNFAGPRDAFCSPLARQLFRIDGVKSVFLGPDFITITKSDENMEWKVIKPDVFAAIMDFFTSGLPIVNEDSKPSADTAPSDDDDEVVAMIKELLDTRIRPTVQDDGGDVVYRGFEDGVVKVKLQGSCTSCPSSIVTLKSGIQNMLQFYVPEVESVEQVKDEEEEEAAQV, from the exons ATGGCGGCGTACAGACAGGTCGGCAAGTTGTTGGGTGTTTCAGCAAGACTTTCGCGACC TGTCAGTCTTGCTGGCAGTGGATATCAGAGCTCCAGATTGCACTGGCTTTCACATAACACTGGAGTCAAAAGCGCATGGCCACAGAAACCCCATTTGGTTGTCCCTG GAAGGACCATGTTTGTGCAGACACAGGACACACCAAATCCAAACAGCCTAAAGTTTCTGCCCGGTCGCATAGTTCTTGAGGAAGGAACTATGAATTTTGCTGGCCCTCGTGATGCCTTCTGCTCACCTTTAGCCAG ACAGCTGTTCAGGATTGATGGTGTTAAGAGTGTCTTCCTGGGCCCCGACTTTATCACCATAACAAAG TCTGATGAAAATATGGAATGGAAGGTAATAAAGCCTGATGTCTTTGCTGCCATTATGGACTTTTTCACCTCTGGACTTCCTATTGTCAATGAGGACAGCAAACCTAGTGCAGATACAG CACcgtcagatgatgatgatgaagtagTTGCTATGATCAAAGAACTTTTGGATACTCGAATAAG GCCAACAGTGCAGGACGACGGAGGTGATGTTGTGTATCGGGGGTTTGAAGATGGTGTTGTTAAAGTGAAGCTGCAGGGCTCCTGTACCAGCTGTCCCAGTTCCATTGTTACTTTGAAGAGTGGGATCCAAAACATGCTACAGTTTTACGTCCCTGAAGTTGAATCAGTGGAGCAG GtgaaggatgaggaggaagaggaggctgcTCAAGTCTAA